From one Nematostella vectensis chromosome 7, jaNemVect1.1, whole genome shotgun sequence genomic stretch:
- the LOC5514935 gene encoding serine palmitoyltransferase 2, which yields MAAEGVQRDEKPPKNRQKNGYHPVGNGHIPNGIPQKGSKVKEFHEEFEETPLIVAVLTYIGYFVLVVFGYMRDFMRKHGLEKSKTAKEKGNKGFVPLYADFESFYTRNLYTRIRDCWNRPICSVPGAQIELVDRVSDDYGWTFNFTGTKTKALNLGSYNYLGFAENEGLCADEAEKSVHKNGIAVCSARHEFGTLDIHIELENMVARFVGKESAMVFGMGFATNSTNIPVLVSKGDLIISDELNHSSLVLGARLSGATIKVFKHNDIKSLENKLRTSVVQGQPRTHRPWRKILIIVEGVYSMEGSLVRLPEIVALKKKYKAYLYLDEAHSIGAVGPTGRGVSEYFGVNPADIDIMMGTFTKSFGAAGGYIASSKEIINHIRGCSHSAAYASSMSPPVTLQIYTSMKIILGEDGTNLGKQRIQALAENTRYFRRRLKELGFIIYGHDESPVVPLLLYMPAKIAAFGREMLKRKIGVVVVGFPATPIIESRARFCLSAAHTREMLDQALAAIDEVGDILQLKYSRQKRD from the exons ATGGCGGCGGAGGGTGTGCAACGGGATGAAAAGCCGCCCAAAAATCGCCAGAAAAATGGCTACCACCCTGTCGGAAACGGACACATACCAAACGGAATCCCTCAAAAAGGAAGTAAAGTAAAAGAATTCCATGAAGAATTCGAGGAAACGCCTCTTATTGTGGCTGTGTTGACTTACATCGGATATTTTGTGCTGGTTGTGTTTGGGTACATGCGAGACTTCATGAGAAAACATGGACTCGAAAAGTCGAAAACTGCCAAAGAAAAAGGGAACAAG GGATTTGTACCACTATATGCAGATTTTGAAAGTTTTTATACCAGGAATTTATACACCCGCATACGAGATTGCTGGAATCGACCAATCTGTAGTGTCCCTGGTGCTCAAATTGAATTGGTCGACAGAGTCTCTGACGATTATGGCTGGACTTTCAA TTTTACTGGGACCAAAACAAAAGCCTTAAACCTTGGCTCATATAACTACCTTGGATTTGCTGAGAATGAAGGTCTGTGTGCTGATGAAGCTGAGAAGTCTGTCCACAAGAATGGCATTGCTGTCTGCAGTGCAAGGCATGAGTTTG GAACTCTTGACATTCACATTGAATTGGAGAATATGGTGGCCAGGTTTGTTGGCAAAGAGTCCGCCATGGTATTCGGCATGGGTTTTGCCACCAACTCCACTAACATCCCTGTCCTAGTCAGCAAAGGAGACCTGATCATTAGCGATGAGCTCAACCACTCCTCGTTAGTACTGGGAGCCAGACTGTCTGGTGCCACTATCAAAGTTTTTAAACATAATG ACATAAAAAGCTTGGAAAATAAGCTGAGAACGTCAGTTGTCCAGGGACAGCCCAGGACCCACAGGCCGTGGAGGAAAATTCTTATTATTGTTGAGGGGGTTTACAG CATGGAGGGATCATTAGTGAGGTTACCTGAGATTGTTGCGCTAAAGAAAAAGTACAAGGCATATTTGTATCTTGATGAGGCGCACAGCATAGGCGCGGTTGGCCCAACTGGCAGGGGTGTGTCCGAGTACTTTGGGGTGAACCCCGCTGATATTGATATCATGATGGGGACCTTCACTAAGAGTTTTGGAGCTGCCGGGGGATATATTGCATCTTCTAAG GAGATAATAAACCACATTCGAGGGTGCTCACACAGTGCAGCATATGCATCGTCTATGTCCCCGCCTGTCACCCTGCAGATCTACACCTCCATGAAGATTATCTTGGGGGAGGATGGCACTAACTTAG GCAAACAAAGGATACAGGCCTTGGCTGAGAACACCAG gtATTTCCGTCGCCGTCTTAAAGAGCTAGGGTTTATCATCTATGGCCATGATGAATCCCCTGTTGTCCCATTACTCCTGTACATGCCTGCTAAGATTGC GGCATTTGGTAGGGAAATGCTCAAGAGAAAGATAGGTGTAGTTGTAGTAGGGTTCCCTGCCACGCCCATCATCGAGTCCAGAGCTCGCTTCTGTCTATCTGCTGCACACACTCGAGAAATGCTTGATCAG GCACTGGCGGCCATAGATGAAGTGGGTGACATTCTCCAGCTGAAATATTCTCGTCAAAAGCGTGACTAG
- the LOC5514936 gene encoding DBH-like monooxygenase protein 1 homolog, producing MLALKASTLLTIVSLSWATLESEFNHAVVLDPAEKMTLYWSVDRKSESITFAVQAKTTGWIGLGFSPGNGRMAGADIVIGWVQGGQAKLTNRHGEGHFLPALDDDQSTYRLLSGSEANGTTVLTFRRKIDTCSKQDIVLEAGTTKLIFAYNDEDPSSDSDIPKHSFRGSRSLLLLNYGRKDKPDPTWNKLEFLMKNHSIPSKQTSYACRTFEMPKLPGKRHIVRFEPAVVPGNEGFVHHFVVFECHPRFNVSHLNYTMDCLDFVKMPQEIQTCKTLGEITAAWGVGGGAFVYPDHVGYPIGMQDSGSILVMEVHYDNPEKLTGRFDSSGVRFYYTDKLRLYDSGTWSVGDSVNTWMMVPPKQEEWISEGHCPHQCTKQLLENTTLPEKGINVFASFLHTHLAGRGTWTKHFRDGVELPEIARDNYYDFNFQEIQALPLERHIRPGDDVIHYCKYNTMDRQKTVFGGFGTKDEMCINFMLYYPRLYKPFACQSNQVVTSYNFLSKHMPSLKPAATNRYMNPMSFVNVSWTKEMAEDLREIQKSAKTVFIEGCQTIPWTYPITSLAEGNYMEPKVRVSKPLNPPVSDCSNSAQSTAASLGLLLFVCLFVNAFEV from the exons ATGCTCGCGTTAAAAGCCAGTACATTGCTAACTATTGTAAGCCTGTCTTGGGCAACACTTGAATCCGAATTCAACCATGCTGTTGTCCTTGATCCTGCAGAGAAAATGACCTTGTACTGGAGTGTTGACAGGAAATCAGAAAGCATTACTTTTGCAGTGCAAGCGAAGACTACCGGGTGGATAGGCCTTGGTTTCTCGCCTGGTAACGGACGGATGGCGGGTGCAGATATAGTCATCGGGTGGGTGCAGGGCGGACAAGCCAAACTAACG AACCGCCACGGGGAAGGGCACTTCCTTCCGGCCCTGGATGATGACCAGTCAACCTACAGGCTGCTATCAGGCAGTGAAGCAAATGGTACCACTGTACTCACGTTCCGCCGCAAGATAGACACGTGCAGCAAACAAGACATTGTCCTAGAG GCAGGTACCACAAAGCTGATCTTTGCATACAACGATGAGGACCCGAGCTCGGATTCTGATATTCCCAAGCACTCATTCCGGGGCAGCCGTAGTCTTCTTCTTCTCAACTATGGCAGGAAGGATAAGCCAGATCCCACATGGAACAAACTGGAATTTCTCATGAAGAAT CACTCAATTCCTAGCAAGCAAACAAGCTATGCTTGTAGAACTTTTGAGATGCCGAAACTACCAGGAAAACGGCACATTGTCAGG TTTGAGCCCGCTGTGGTGCCTGGAAACGAGGGCTTCGTGCATCATTTCGTTGTATTCGAATGTCATCCTCGCTTCAATGTCTCTCACCTCAACTACACAATGGATTGTCTGGATTTCGTAAAAATGCCACAAGAAATACAGACCTGCAAAACGCTTGGAGAGATCACTGCAGCTTGGGGTGTCGGTGGAGGA GCCTTCGTATACCCTGATCACGTGGGATACCCAATCGGCATGCAAGACAGCGGGAGCATCTTAGTCATGGAGGTGCATTACGACAATCCAGAGAAGCTAACAG GGCGTTTTGATAGCTCCGGCGTACGTTTCTATTACACGGATAAGTTAAGGCTGTATGACTCAGGCACGTGGAGCGTGGGCGATTCCGTCAATACGTGGATGATGGTCCCACCAAAGCAGGAGGAATGGATCTCAGAAGggcactgcccacatcagtgTACTAAACAG cttctTGAAAACACAACGTTACCTGAGAAAGGAATAAATGTTTTTGCTTCGTTTCTTCATACTCATTTAGCAG GTCGTGGGACATGGACCAAGCATTTCAGGGACGGAGTGGAGCTACCTGAGATTGCTCGTGACAACTACTACGACTTCAACTTCCAG GAAATCCAAGCCCTTCCCTTAGAAAGGCATATCCGCCCG GGCGATGACGTCATTCACTACTGTAAATACAACACTATGGATCGCCAGAAAACAGTGTTC GGTGGATTTGGTACCAAAGACGAGATGTGTATCAACTTCATGTTATACTACCCTCGGCTATATAAACCTTTCGCTTGCCAAAGCAACCaagttgtgacgtcatacaaCTTCCTCTCTAAACACATGCC ATCATTAAAGCCGGCTGCCACCAACCGATACATGAACCCGATGTCCTTCGTCAACGTCTCCTGGACTAAAGAAATGGCAGAGGATCTTAGGGAAATACAGAAAAGCGCCAAAACAGTCTTCATCGAGGGGTGCCAGACCATCCCTTGGACTTATCCCATAACG TCCCTGGCAGAAGGCAACTATATGGAACCAAAAGTTCGCGTCTCCAAGCCTCTGAACCCACCCGTCAGTGACTGCTCCAATTCGGCCCAGTCTACGGCAGCCAGTCTGGGTCTACTGTTGTTTGTATGCTTGTTCGTGAACGCATTCGAGGTCTAG
- the LOC5514895 gene encoding tubulin--tyrosine ligase isoform X2 — protein sequence MYKFVNRDDGSSIYRAVSEILLSREEWRRVGNNSERFNLMFGDRNKLPYSRLGHSGMVQAVNYYRGSAQLLCRKVPLVSTVRSLSAASDLDPYRWMPKTFIILPQKSHQAPCETKKQKTSLYKDEREEFLTAHKWLKASGEEIWIAKSSAGAKGEDICLSSSPKEILDFIDEQNQAFVVQKYIENPLLLEGGRKFDIRCWVLLSHKYSIHVFNQGVLRTSSEVYDVTSLGKLTSHLTNHCIQEANSDDFGKYEKGNEMFFDEFSRYLEDKFEKDFEKTILQQMHAIVKECLLSVEEEINTEALSYHSFQLFGFDFMVDATFKVWLLEINGAPASAQALLSSIAQGIVNKAIDPIFPPPDKSPLIFQDVCAVHCRDDACAMQDILTGVFIEI from the exons ATGTATAAATTCGTGAATCGAGACGATGGCAGCTCTATTTATCGTGCTGTTAGCGAGATCTTGTTGTCGAGAGAAGAATGGAGACGCGTGGGAAATAACAGCGAGAGATTCAACTTGATGTTTGGAGACCGTAACAAACTTCCATACTCTAGGCTTG GCCATTCAGGGATGGTACAAGCTGTCAATTACTACAGAGGGTCTGCTCAGCTACTTTGCCGAAAGGTTCCCCTTGTCAG CACAGTCAGATCTTTGAGTGCAGCTAGTGACCTTGACCCTTATCGATGGATGCCCAAAACATTCATCATCTTGCCACAAAAAAGCCATCAAGCACCATGTGAGAccaagaaacaaaaaacaagcTTGTACAAAGATGAGAGAGAGGAATTCTTAACAGCTCATAAATGGTTAAAAGCCAGTGGAGAAGAGATTTGGATTGCGAAGTCTTCAGCTGGTGCAAAAG GTGAAGATATCTGCTTGTCTAGCAGTCCAAAGGAGATACTAGACTTCATTGACGAGCAGAACCAGGCATTCGTTGTTCAAAAATACATTGAGAACCCTTTGCTTTTAGAAGGAGGGCGAAAATTTGATATAAG GTGCTGGGTATTGCTTAGCCATAAGTACTCTATCCATGTGTTCAACCAAGGAGTTTTGAGAACTTCTTCAGAAGTATATGATGTCACTAGTCTTGGCAAACTGACAAGCCATCTGACCAATCATTGCATTCAG gAGGCAAATTCAGATGACTTTGGAAAGTACGAAAAAGGGAATGAAATGTTCTTTGATGAATTCAGTAG GTACCTCGAGGACAAATTCGAGAAGGATTTTGagaagaccattttacaacagATGCATGCCATTGTCAAGGAGTGTTTGCTTAGTGTGGAAGAG GAGATCAACACCGAGGCACTCAGCTACCACAGCTTCCAGTTATTCGGATTTGACTTTATGGTAGACGCGACCTTTAAAGTATGGCTGCTGGAAATCAACGGCGCTCCAGCTTCAGCCCA AGCTCTCCTTTCATCGATTGCACAAGGAATTGTAAACAAAGCAATTGATCCAATTTTCCCACCGCCTGATAAGTCACCACTCATCTTTCAAGATGTCTGTGCAGTGCACTGCCGCGATGACGCATGCGCCATGCAAGATATCCTCACGGGGGTCTTTATTGAAATCTGA
- the LOC5514895 gene encoding tubulin--tyrosine ligase isoform X1, with translation MYKFVNRDDGSSIYRAVSEILLSREEWRRVGNNSERFNLMFGDRNKLPYSRLGRQVNIRAIQGWYKLSITTEGLLSYFAERFPLSVRSLSAASDLDPYRWMPKTFIILPQKSHQAPCETKKQKTSLYKDEREEFLTAHKWLKASGEEIWIAKSSAGAKGEDICLSSSPKEILDFIDEQNQAFVVQKYIENPLLLEGGRKFDIRCWVLLSHKYSIHVFNQGVLRTSSEVYDVTSLGKLTSHLTNHCIQEANSDDFGKYEKGNEMFFDEFSRYLEDKFEKDFEKTILQQMHAIVKECLLSVEEEINTEALSYHSFQLFGFDFMVDATFKVWLLEINGAPASAQALLSSIAQGIVNKAIDPIFPPPDKSPLIFQDVCAVHCRDDACAMQDILTGVFIEI, from the exons ATGTATAAATTCGTGAATCGAGACGATGGCAGCTCTATTTATCGTGCTGTTAGCGAGATCTTGTTGTCGAGAGAAGAATGGAGACGCGTGGGAAATAACAGCGAGAGATTCAACTTGATGTTTGGAGACCGTAACAAACTTCCATACTCTAGGCTTGGTAGGCAAGTAAATATAAGG GCCATTCAGGGATGGTACAAGCTGTCAATTACTACAGAGGGTCTGCTCAGCTACTTTGCCGAAAGGTTCCCCTTGTCAG TCAGATCTTTGAGTGCAGCTAGTGACCTTGACCCTTATCGATGGATGCCCAAAACATTCATCATCTTGCCACAAAAAAGCCATCAAGCACCATGTGAGAccaagaaacaaaaaacaagcTTGTACAAAGATGAGAGAGAGGAATTCTTAACAGCTCATAAATGGTTAAAAGCCAGTGGAGAAGAGATTTGGATTGCGAAGTCTTCAGCTGGTGCAAAAG GTGAAGATATCTGCTTGTCTAGCAGTCCAAAGGAGATACTAGACTTCATTGACGAGCAGAACCAGGCATTCGTTGTTCAAAAATACATTGAGAACCCTTTGCTTTTAGAAGGAGGGCGAAAATTTGATATAAG GTGCTGGGTATTGCTTAGCCATAAGTACTCTATCCATGTGTTCAACCAAGGAGTTTTGAGAACTTCTTCAGAAGTATATGATGTCACTAGTCTTGGCAAACTGACAAGCCATCTGACCAATCATTGCATTCAG gAGGCAAATTCAGATGACTTTGGAAAGTACGAAAAAGGGAATGAAATGTTCTTTGATGAATTCAGTAG GTACCTCGAGGACAAATTCGAGAAGGATTTTGagaagaccattttacaacagATGCATGCCATTGTCAAGGAGTGTTTGCTTAGTGTGGAAGAG GAGATCAACACCGAGGCACTCAGCTACCACAGCTTCCAGTTATTCGGATTTGACTTTATGGTAGACGCGACCTTTAAAGTATGGCTGCTGGAAATCAACGGCGCTCCAGCTTCAGCCCA AGCTCTCCTTTCATCGATTGCACAAGGAATTGTAAACAAAGCAATTGATCCAATTTTCCCACCGCCTGATAAGTCACCACTCATCTTTCAAGATGTCTGTGCAGTGCACTGCCGCGATGACGCATGCGCCATGCAAGATATCCTCACGGGGGTCTTTATTGAAATCTGA
- the LOC5514895 gene encoding tubulin--tyrosine ligase isoform X4 produces MVQAVNYYRGSAQLLCRKVPLVSTVRSLSAASDLDPYRWMPKTFIILPQKSHQAPCETKKQKTSLYKDEREEFLTAHKWLKASGEEIWIAKSSAGAKGEDICLSSSPKEILDFIDEQNQAFVVQKYIENPLLLEGGRKFDIRCWVLLSHKYSIHVFNQGVLRTSSEVYDVTSLGKLTSHLTNHCIQEANSDDFGKYEKGNEMFFDEFSRYLEDKFEKDFEKTILQQMHAIVKECLLSVEEEINTEALSYHSFQLFGFDFMVDATFKVWLLEINGAPASAQALLSSIAQGIVNKAIDPIFPPPDKSPLIFQDVCAVHCRDDACAMQDILTGVFIEI; encoded by the exons ATGGTACAAGCTGTCAATTACTACAGAGGGTCTGCTCAGCTACTTTGCCGAAAGGTTCCCCTTGTCAG CACAGTCAGATCTTTGAGTGCAGCTAGTGACCTTGACCCTTATCGATGGATGCCCAAAACATTCATCATCTTGCCACAAAAAAGCCATCAAGCACCATGTGAGAccaagaaacaaaaaacaagcTTGTACAAAGATGAGAGAGAGGAATTCTTAACAGCTCATAAATGGTTAAAAGCCAGTGGAGAAGAGATTTGGATTGCGAAGTCTTCAGCTGGTGCAAAAG GTGAAGATATCTGCTTGTCTAGCAGTCCAAAGGAGATACTAGACTTCATTGACGAGCAGAACCAGGCATTCGTTGTTCAAAAATACATTGAGAACCCTTTGCTTTTAGAAGGAGGGCGAAAATTTGATATAAG GTGCTGGGTATTGCTTAGCCATAAGTACTCTATCCATGTGTTCAACCAAGGAGTTTTGAGAACTTCTTCAGAAGTATATGATGTCACTAGTCTTGGCAAACTGACAAGCCATCTGACCAATCATTGCATTCAG gAGGCAAATTCAGATGACTTTGGAAAGTACGAAAAAGGGAATGAAATGTTCTTTGATGAATTCAGTAG GTACCTCGAGGACAAATTCGAGAAGGATTTTGagaagaccattttacaacagATGCATGCCATTGTCAAGGAGTGTTTGCTTAGTGTGGAAGAG GAGATCAACACCGAGGCACTCAGCTACCACAGCTTCCAGTTATTCGGATTTGACTTTATGGTAGACGCGACCTTTAAAGTATGGCTGCTGGAAATCAACGGCGCTCCAGCTTCAGCCCA AGCTCTCCTTTCATCGATTGCACAAGGAATTGTAAACAAAGCAATTGATCCAATTTTCCCACCGCCTGATAAGTCACCACTCATCTTTCAAGATGTCTGTGCAGTGCACTGCCGCGATGACGCATGCGCCATGCAAGATATCCTCACGGGGGTCTTTATTGAAATCTGA
- the LOC5514895 gene encoding tubulin--tyrosine ligase isoform X3 yields the protein MYKFVNRDDGSSIYRAVSEILLSREEWRRVGNNSERFNLMFGDRNKLPYSRLGRQVNIRAIQGWYKLSITTEGLLSYFAERFPLSVRSLSAASDLDPYRWMPKTFIILPQKSHQAPCETKKQKTSLYKDEREEFLTAHKWLKASGEEIWIAKSSAGAKGEDICLSSSPKEILDFIDEQNQAFVVQKYIENPLLLEGGRKFDIRCWVLLSHKYSIHVFNQGVLRTSSEVYDVTSLGKLTSHLTNHCIQEANSDDFGKYEKGNEMFFDEFSRYLEDKFEKDFEKTILQQMHAIVKECLLSVEEEINTEALSYHSFQLFGFDFMVDATFKVWLLEINGAPASAQ from the exons ATGTATAAATTCGTGAATCGAGACGATGGCAGCTCTATTTATCGTGCTGTTAGCGAGATCTTGTTGTCGAGAGAAGAATGGAGACGCGTGGGAAATAACAGCGAGAGATTCAACTTGATGTTTGGAGACCGTAACAAACTTCCATACTCTAGGCTTGGTAGGCAAGTAAATATAAGG GCCATTCAGGGATGGTACAAGCTGTCAATTACTACAGAGGGTCTGCTCAGCTACTTTGCCGAAAGGTTCCCCTTGTCAG TCAGATCTTTGAGTGCAGCTAGTGACCTTGACCCTTATCGATGGATGCCCAAAACATTCATCATCTTGCCACAAAAAAGCCATCAAGCACCATGTGAGAccaagaaacaaaaaacaagcTTGTACAAAGATGAGAGAGAGGAATTCTTAACAGCTCATAAATGGTTAAAAGCCAGTGGAGAAGAGATTTGGATTGCGAAGTCTTCAGCTGGTGCAAAAG GTGAAGATATCTGCTTGTCTAGCAGTCCAAAGGAGATACTAGACTTCATTGACGAGCAGAACCAGGCATTCGTTGTTCAAAAATACATTGAGAACCCTTTGCTTTTAGAAGGAGGGCGAAAATTTGATATAAG GTGCTGGGTATTGCTTAGCCATAAGTACTCTATCCATGTGTTCAACCAAGGAGTTTTGAGAACTTCTTCAGAAGTATATGATGTCACTAGTCTTGGCAAACTGACAAGCCATCTGACCAATCATTGCATTCAG gAGGCAAATTCAGATGACTTTGGAAAGTACGAAAAAGGGAATGAAATGTTCTTTGATGAATTCAGTAG GTACCTCGAGGACAAATTCGAGAAGGATTTTGagaagaccattttacaacagATGCATGCCATTGTCAAGGAGTGTTTGCTTAGTGTGGAAGAG GAGATCAACACCGAGGCACTCAGCTACCACAGCTTCCAGTTATTCGGATTTGACTTTATGGTAGACGCGACCTTTAAAGTATGGCTGCTGGAAATCAACGGCGCTCCAGCTTCAGCCCAGTGA
- the LOC5514896 gene encoding kelch-like protein 3, with amino-acid sequence MADHHGTSSPKHDDDDFDVSLDKKKLIYIGARRYKSSGCAMRTLNRFRKEGGSGFCDVILQVEGRHYPVHRCVLAANSPFFYTMFNSGMKESMQQTLQLQSIKAKAMESILEFFYTQEIVLEEDELLDLLDAASFLLLPALTDAIIELLSSILSVDNCFSIRMIASKYNEKDLLSNADGFIKGNFVYLSLWSNEFIYLPCEEICNVISGDDIHIEDEIQALSAVLRWLEHDLSERVQHLSKLLKEVRLHVISGAAVNELITNRPKLTENPSAKSMVKKNIARALSEQEEATADKSTQIPRPSTVLHNTLVGVGIGECRKVFCYDVEDKETYVLPDLPQVQAFPCLVSMDTDVYILGGESQKNINYDPVNSMRIFSFQVMKNSTERRVGWRKMASFREVRRDTAVTTHDKKIYVLGGWMSGPTGTVECYDLLSANWISVASLNVPRSQLAAVASDSRIFAVGGSVDQVVGTNTVEYLDPVINSWSFLPPMKTRRIFANVSFLRNKLYVLGGYANVFERISSCEMFDLDKNKWLDIASLPDNLPTNQSTVTLNGEIIAVVGAQDSCCSAAWYNPHSDVWEKVQNFDVYGNITGYRLCCLQVKKFYLQHLPHADSESRDWPIKQDLYYEDNSFVSVNAGDLGLILSGDEQETNSEEEYFFL; translated from the coding sequence atggcggaccaTCATGGCACTTCAAGTCCAAAACATGACGACGACGATTTCGACGTTTCACTAGACAAGAAAAAGCTCATATACATTGGTGCAAGGCGCTACAAGAGCTCAGGCTGCGCTATGAGGACGTTAAACCGCTTTCGTAAGGAAGGTGGTAGTGGATTTTGCGATGTAATTTTGCAGGTTGAAGGCAGACATTATCCTGTTCATCGCTGTGTTCTTGCAGCTAACAGCCCGTTCTTCTATACGATGTTTAACAGCGGTATGAAAGAATCAATGCAACAAACCCTCCAGCTACAGTCCATCAAAGCTAAAGCAATGGAGAGTATATTAGAATTCTTTTACACTCAAGAGATTGTACTCGAAGAAGATGAACTTCTTGATCTTCTCGACGCTGCTAGCTTTCTTCTGTTGCCGGCCCTGACGGATGCTATTATAGAACTGCTTTCCTCTATTCTTTCTGTAGATAACTGTTTTAGCATAAGGATGATTGCGTCTAAATACAATGAAAAAGACCTTTTAAGTAATGCAGATGGTTTTATCAAGGGCAATTTTGTATACCTTTCTCTTTGGAGTAACGAATTTATTTATCTTCCTTGTGAAGAGATTTGTAATGTAATAAGTGGTGATGACATACACATTGAGGATGAAATACAAGCCTTAAGTGCTGTGCTAAGATGGCTAGAGCATGATTTATCAGAACGTGTTCAACACCTTTCAAAATTACTGAAAGAAGTCAGGCTACATGTGATTTCTGGTGCAGCTGTTAATGAACTCATTACCAATAGGCCCAAGCTTACAGAAAACCCTTCAGCCAAAagtatggtaaaaaaaaacatagcaaGAGCTTTATCTGAACAAGAGGAAGCTACAGCGGACAAATCAACTCAAATCCCCCGGCCATCTACAGTGCTTCATAATACATTAGTTGGTGTGGGGATAGGGGAATGTCGTAAAGTATTCTGTTATGATGTAGAGGATAAAGAAACATATGTTCTTCCCGACTTGCCTCAAGTTCAAGCTTTTCCATGCCTAGTATCAATGGATACAGATGTGTATATACTTGGTGGTGAGAGTCAGAAGAATATTAATTATGACCCTGTTAATAGTATGAGAATATTTTCTTTCCAAGTGATGAAGAACAGTACTGAAAGACGCGTGGGCTGGAGAAAGATGGCATCTTTCAGAGAAGTTCGACGTGATACAGCAGTCACTACACATGACAAAAAGATATATGTTCTTGGCGGTTGGATGAGTGGCCCTACTGGAACTGTTGAATGTTATGATTTGCTGTCAGCAAACTGGATTTCAGTAGCATCTCTTAATGTTCCACGCTCTCAGCTTGCAGCTGTGGCATCTGACTCTCGAATCTTTGCTGTTGGCGGTAGTGTTGATCAAGTAGTAGGTACCAACACAGTGGAATATTTAGACCCAGTAATCAATAGCTGGAGTTTCCTCCCTCCTATGAAAACCAGGAGAATTTTTGCAAATGTAAGCTTCCTTCGCAACAAGCTTTATGTTCTGGGGGGTTATGCCAATGTGTTTGAGCGGATCTCATCTTGTGAGATGTTTGATctagacaaaaacaaatggcTTGACATCGCTTCCCTTCCCGACAATCTGCCAACAAATCAGTCTACTGTGACACTTAATGGCGAGATCATTGCCGTAGTGGGTGCCCAGGATAGCTGCTGCTCTGCCGCTTGGTACAACCCACACTCTGACGTCTGGGAGAAAGTCCAGAACTTTGATGTGTATGGCAACATTACTGGTTACAGACTTTGTTGCTTGCAAGTCAAGAAGTTTTATCTGCAGCATTTGCCTCATGCTGACTCTGAGAGTCGAGACTGGCCTATCAAGCAAGACTTATATTATGAGGATAACAGCTTTGTCAGTGTGAATGCTGGTGATCTTGGATtaattttaagtggtgatgaACAAGAAACTAACAGTGAAGAAGAGTATTTCTTCCTGTAG